In Reichenbachiella agarivorans, one genomic interval encodes:
- the rpsA gene encoding 30S ribosomal protein S1, which translates to MAEENKEVANEEVVNTPEVVAEEPKKEAAKPAAKVEEEFNWDLFQPKSFGDGYSSKQRQDLESLYEGTLTTIDEKEVVKGTVVSMTARDIIINIGFKSDGLVSASEFRDMPDLKAGDEVEVFIEEQEDNNGQLVLSRKKAKVVSAWENIQKSFDQDLVIDGMVKRRTKGGLIVDIFGVEAFLPGSQIDVKPIRDFDIFVDKKMEVKVVKINYTNDNVVVSHKILIEKDLEKQKAQILENLEKGQVLEGVIKNMTNFGVFIDLGGVDGLLHITDISWGRVNHPDEVLNLDEKVNVVVLDFDDDKKRISLGMKQLSEHPWDSLDKTVEIGTKVKGKIVNVADYGAFLEIQPGVEGLIHVSEMSWSQHLRNPQDFIKIGDELEAVVLTIDRDDRKMSLGIKQLTEDPWTKQDVLTKYAVGTDHKGVVRNLTNFGLFIELEEGIDGLVHVSDLSWTKKIKHPSEFVNVNEELDVRVLELDVDNRRLALGHKQLEENPWDTFETVFSKGSTHKCTVNSIIDKGAILELPYGLEGFSSTRNLKKEDGSNPVVGESLDFVVIDFSKDERRIALSHVGTYSDHIVEKAPAKAAASKKGGAKGGNNAIDKVNSESEKSTLGDLAALTALKEQMEGGEKPAKKAAPKKEAKDSEESAE; encoded by the coding sequence ATGGCAGAAGAAAACAAAGAAGTTGCAAACGAAGAAGTAGTAAATACTCCTGAGGTTGTAGCTGAAGAGCCTAAAAAAGAAGCTGCAAAGCCTGCAGCAAAAGTGGAAGAGGAATTTAACTGGGATTTGTTCCAGCCAAAAAGCTTCGGAGACGGTTATTCTAGCAAGCAAAGACAAGATTTAGAGTCACTATACGAAGGGACTTTGACTACTATCGATGAAAAAGAAGTAGTGAAAGGAACTGTTGTGAGTATGACAGCTAGAGATATTATCATCAACATCGGATTCAAATCTGATGGATTGGTATCTGCTTCTGAATTCAGAGACATGCCTGATTTGAAGGCTGGTGATGAAGTAGAAGTATTCATCGAAGAGCAAGAGGACAACAACGGTCAATTGGTACTTTCTAGAAAGAAAGCCAAAGTAGTAAGTGCTTGGGAAAATATACAAAAATCTTTCGACCAGGATCTAGTGATCGATGGTATGGTAAAGAGAAGAACCAAAGGTGGTTTGATCGTGGATATCTTCGGAGTAGAAGCGTTCTTGCCTGGTTCACAAATTGACGTGAAGCCTATTAGAGATTTCGACATTTTCGTTGATAAGAAAATGGAAGTGAAAGTGGTGAAAATCAACTACACTAACGATAACGTAGTAGTATCTCACAAAATCTTGATCGAGAAAGATCTTGAAAAACAAAAAGCTCAAATTCTAGAGAACCTAGAGAAAGGTCAAGTACTAGAAGGTGTGATCAAAAACATGACCAACTTCGGTGTATTCATCGACTTGGGTGGTGTAGATGGTTTGCTTCACATTACTGATATTTCTTGGGGTAGAGTCAATCACCCAGATGAGGTGTTGAACCTAGATGAGAAAGTAAATGTTGTTGTTCTTGATTTTGACGATGACAAGAAGAGAATTTCTTTGGGTATGAAGCAGTTGTCAGAGCATCCATGGGATTCTCTAGATAAAACTGTAGAAATCGGAACCAAGGTAAAAGGTAAGATTGTAAATGTTGCTGATTACGGTGCATTCTTGGAGATACAGCCAGGTGTAGAAGGTTTGATTCACGTATCTGAAATGTCTTGGTCTCAGCATTTGAGAAATCCACAAGATTTCATCAAAATCGGTGACGAACTAGAAGCAGTTGTATTGACTATCGATAGAGATGACAGAAAAATGTCTCTAGGTATCAAGCAATTGACTGAGGATCCTTGGACTAAACAAGATGTGTTGACGAAGTATGCAGTAGGTACTGATCACAAAGGAGTGGTAAGAAACTTGACTAACTTCGGATTGTTCATCGAACTAGAAGAAGGTATCGATGGTTTGGTACACGTATCAGACTTGTCATGGACTAAAAAGATCAAGCATCCATCTGAATTCGTCAATGTGAACGAAGAATTGGACGTAAGAGTACTTGAACTAGACGTTGACAACAGAAGATTAGCGTTGGGACACAAACAATTGGAGGAAAACCCATGGGATACTTTCGAAACAGTATTCTCTAAAGGAAGTACTCACAAGTGTACTGTCAACTCAATCATCGACAAAGGAGCAATTCTTGAATTGCCATACGGATTGGAAGGATTCTCTTCTACAAGAAACTTGAAGAAAGAAGACGGTTCTAACCCAGTAGTAGGTGAAAGCCTTGACTTTGTAGTAATTGATTTCTCTAAAGACGAGAGAAGAATTGCTTTGTCTCACGTAGGTACATATAGCGATCACATTGTAGAGAAAGCTCCTGCTAAGGCTGCTGCTAGTAAGAAGGGCGGTGCTAAAGGAGGAAACAATGCAATCGATAAAGTGAATTCAGAGTCAGAAAAATCTACTTTGGGAGATTTGGCTGCTTTGACTGCATTGAAAGAGCAAATGGAAGGTGGCGAAAAGCCAGCTAAGAAAGCTGCTCCAAAAAAGGAAGCTAAAGATTCTGAAGAATCTGCAGAATAA
- a CDS encoding magnesium chelatase — translation MVKKYEELTAASKLSIKTIGDLKKSGYQSRSIKEELRENLIQSIKKNENPFVGILGYEDTVIPDVERAILSRHNINLLGLRGQAKTRLARMMVNLLDEYVPVVVGSELNDDPLNPLSKFAFDLIAEQGDATPIAWLHRDERFTEKLATPDVSIADLIGDVDPIKAAALKLPYSDERVIHYGLVPRSHRSIFVINELPDLQPRIQVALFNILQEGDIQIRGFKLRLPLDIQFVFTANPEDYTNRGSIVTPLKDRLGSQIITHYPKSIHTGLKITEQEAKNANLTHVHVNEVAKLLIEQIAVEARSSEYVDVNSGVSARLTISSYENLVSSIERRLLKNKEEEGAVRMTDFVGVIPSITGKIELVYEGEQEGPGIVAHNLIGKATRTLFTDYFEDPDEVRKSKEKADPYKKISEWFGSEHVIDLLNDYPEKEYRRELDKVPGLADLVKRQIKGLKDDNLKYFLMEYVLFALVEYSYLSKLTLENGMRIDDLIGGMFSGFEENEEDF, via the coding sequence ATGGTGAAAAAATATGAAGAGCTGACAGCAGCTTCTAAATTGTCAATCAAGACAATCGGTGACCTCAAAAAAAGTGGTTATCAATCCCGATCAATCAAAGAAGAACTCAGAGAAAACCTGATTCAGTCGATCAAGAAAAACGAAAATCCATTTGTAGGAATTTTGGGCTATGAGGATACAGTCATCCCAGATGTAGAGAGGGCTATTTTGTCTAGACACAACATCAACCTGCTCGGTCTGAGAGGACAAGCCAAAACCAGATTGGCAAGAATGATGGTCAATCTACTGGACGAGTATGTCCCAGTGGTAGTAGGGAGTGAGCTGAACGATGATCCGCTGAACCCTTTGTCAAAATTTGCTTTTGATCTGATTGCAGAGCAGGGAGATGCTACGCCCATCGCTTGGCTGCATCGTGATGAACGATTTACGGAGAAGTTGGCTACACCAGACGTATCAATTGCCGACTTGATTGGTGATGTAGATCCGATCAAAGCAGCAGCTCTGAAATTGCCTTATTCAGATGAGCGAGTGATTCATTATGGTTTGGTGCCACGATCGCACCGCAGCATTTTTGTGATCAACGAACTTCCAGATTTGCAACCTAGGATACAAGTTGCCTTGTTTAACATCCTGCAAGAGGGAGATATTCAGATCAGAGGGTTCAAATTGCGACTTCCTTTGGACATACAGTTCGTGTTTACGGCCAATCCAGAGGATTACACCAATAGAGGTAGCATCGTGACACCTCTCAAGGATCGATTGGGCAGTCAGATCATTACTCATTATCCTAAATCCATTCATACAGGGCTTAAAATCACAGAGCAAGAAGCAAAAAATGCCAACTTGACGCATGTACATGTCAATGAGGTGGCTAAGCTACTGATCGAACAGATCGCAGTGGAGGCACGATCAAGTGAGTATGTAGATGTAAACAGTGGTGTGTCAGCGAGACTGACCATTTCGTCCTACGAAAACTTAGTTTCCAGCATTGAGCGGAGGTTGTTGAAAAACAAAGAAGAGGAAGGTGCGGTTCGTATGACAGATTTTGTAGGGGTGATTCCTTCAATCACAGGCAAGATCGAGTTGGTGTATGAGGGAGAGCAAGAGGGTCCAGGAATTGTAGCGCACAACCTGATAGGCAAAGCAACAAGGACACTGTTTACGGATTACTTCGAGGATCCAGACGAAGTACGCAAGAGCAAAGAAAAGGCTGATCCCTACAAGAAAATTTCGGAGTGGTTTGGTTCCGAGCATGTCATCGACCTACTCAATGACTACCCAGAGAAGGAGTACAGGAGAGAGCTGGATAAAGTGCCAGGCTTGGCCGATTTGGTCAAAAGGCAAATCAAAGGGCTCAAAGATGATAATCTCAAGTATTTTTTGATGGAGTATGTATTGTTTGCCTTGGTTGAGTATAGCTACCTGAGCAAGTTGACTTTGGAAAATGGAATGCGCATCGATGATTTGATAGGAGGGATGTTTTCAGGCTTTGAAGAAAACGAAGAAGACTTCTAA